A segment of the Haloferax marinisediminis genome:
CGACGCGGAAAGACTGCTTATTATCGACTGGTACGTGATGACGGAAGTTTCGAGAGATACTGAGACGACGTCGACCCTTCCACGAGGTGTCCCTCTCGTTCAGATTCGCACCCACTTCCGGACAGTTCTCTCGTACGTCGGGAGAGTCGACAGGGTCGAGTCCCATCGACTCGCGCAGCGCCTGTCCGATTCTGAACGCTGTCGGAACAGGAACAGCATCGCCAACACGGCGCCATTTCTGTGCTTGCGACGTCCCCGTGAACTGATAGGTGATTGGGAAGCCCTGGATAGTCGCAATCTCTCGAATCGTCGGCTTACGGAATCGGCTCAGGCCTTCGGGAGCGTCGGCTTCTTCCATCACGAGCGTCTCCCGTGCGACTCGTCGGTTCGTCGCGAGGACGGTCCGAGACGGTACATCTGGGTCGTCCGGGAACTGCATCTTTCCGTAGAACGAGTGGTCTTCCTTACGCACTCGTATTTCCTCTGCCTCGCGGTTCGTCAGGTGACTATTGTAGAAATGGTCCGTGAGTTCTGACTCCGGAAGCGAGAGCTCGTCGTAAATGGGGTCAGCGATGGTCGCATCGTCAGTTGGACCGTGGACCGGTCGTGGGAAGTGCTCTCGGACCTCGCCAAAGCTGAGAACCCGACTCGTATCAGACTCGGGGACAGGGAACTGTCCAGAGAATAGTCGGTTACGACGCTGTGATGCACCGTACTCGTTGCAAGCGAGAACGTGCTTCTCGATTTCGAGAGTTCCCTCGCGGTCAAGCCACGGTATGTCTTCGTACTCCACAGTCTCGGGGAGGTAGTTGTCGAGCCGTGGGACGTTCTCCATAATCCAGTAGTCTGGGTCCAGTTCCACGACGAAATAGAGGAACCGTTTGACGAGTTTCATCCCCGCCTCGATGTCACCACCGCCCCCACTCTTCGCCCAGGAGAACTCAGTGCATGGAGGAGACCCAAACAAAAGGTCGATATCGTTTGGCAGATCTTCTGGTTCGGTGTCGAGTACGTCTGCCTCTATGACTTCTGCGTCAGGGTGATTCAGTCGATAAGTCGCACAGGCTTTTGATTCGATATCGACTGCATGGGTAATATCGAAACCCGCCTGACGAAGCCCCTCACTAAAACCACCACCACCGCAGAACAGGTCAACCGCCGTTGGCGCCTCTGGCATACGAACCAATCTCTATCGAACACGTAAAGACATTTCGATCCATAGTATCAGAAATATATTATTTTAGAAAGACACGTTGGACGATGGCCTGCTAGCTTGGTCCACTGTCAGATTATAATTCAGTTGATAAAGAAATTCATTAAAATCTATAAGTATATATATATGGGAGTTTGCTATCCTGACGACATGGACGCATCTCCGATTGGTCGTGACGCATCGATAGAAGAAATCGAAGCCGCCTCCGACGCACTCCTTGGACACACGTTCGGAGACATCGTGACGACTGATCTGAGTGGTGCCGATAGAACGAAGGTCAAAGGCCAGCTTGGTGAGCTTCTCGAGAACTACTACGGGATGGCTAATGATAATGATCCTTTACCGGACTTCCGTGCTGCGGGGTTAGAACTGAAGTGTAAACCTCTGAAGATTTCGTATGGAGACTACTTCTACCCGAAAGAACCGCTAAGCGTGGGGATGATTGATTATTCGGAGGTTGCTGAGACCGAGTACTGGCGTGACATTGAGAAACTGCGGAAGAAGTTCCTAAATCTACTAATCGTATGGTTCGTTCACGATGGTGATTCACGAGCTGATTTCCCCTTCATTTGGTGGCAGAGTTGGTCCCCACACGAGCACATGGACGAGCAGATTCAGGAAGAATACGAAGAGATACGTCGACAAGTTCTGGAGGGTGAGCACCTGAGCGAGACCGAGGCCGGTAACGATATTCTCCAAACCTGTCCAAAGCACAACTACGATTTCGCGAACGACGAACCTGGGTCGTTCGTCGTCAACAGTGGGCATCCACACCTGGAAAAACCCGAGCGGCGAAGCTGGCGTATCCCAACACGGTTCCTTGTTCGCATGTTAGCAGATAATGCAAATCTCGAACTAATCGATAGGGGTCGCGTACAGTACGTGAAGAAGGATGCCTTGTGGAAGAAATCGAAGGACCGTGCGACAGATGCAGAGTCGATTTCCCGGTTCGTGTCAATTGGTGACGCTCAGTCGGAGTTGCGAGACTTCGACAGGTAGTCCGAATAAGTAACCAGGGCGAACATTTTCGGGGGCCTCCGCTCGTTAGGTACCGACAGATTCAATCGGTGGATTACCGTTTCCGATTATAAAGATGGGTCTGGAGACTGTAGAGTTGTTCGCAGGTGTTGGTGGCTTCCGACTTGGTCTAGAGCGTGCCGGTCACGAGATTATCTGGAGCAATCAGTGGGAGCCTAGCATCCAGGCTCAACATGCATCGGACTGTTACGCCGTGAACTTCGGCGAAGAGAACCACACCAACGTGGACATCAACGAAGTGGATGAGACGGACGTCCCAGACCACGACCTTCTCGTCGGTGGTTTTCCCTGTCAGGACTACTCAGTCGCTCAGACTGGGGCACAGGGTATCGAGGGAGAGAAAGGCGTCCTCTGGTGGGAAATCGAGCGAATCGTCCGAGAGAAACGCCCACCTCTTCTACTGCTGGAGAACGTGAACCGATTGCTTCGGTCACCAACGGAACAGCGTGGGCGCGACTTCGGGGTCGTTCTACACTGTCTCCACAATCTCGGATACAACGTGGAATGGCGAATGATAAATGCAGCCGACTACGGTTACGCGACCAAGCGCAGGCGAGTATTCATCTTCGCAGCAAGACGGGATACTGAATGGGGGGCGTGGCTTGATGCCGAAGCAGCAAAACCACAATACTTCTCTCAGAAGGGATTCTTCCCCCGCGAGTTCCCGGTGAAAGACCGACAACAGCGGTTCCCAATGCCACAAGAACCGGATACGTCGCTTCTGGGAGACCCGAAGGAGACAAGTGACAGTTTCGAATTCCACTTCAAGCATGCAGGTGCCATGGTCGCTGGCGACATCTGGACCGAGGAAGTCGACCCAGACACCGTGGACGGAAAGACGCTTGGTGACGTACTCGAGAGAGACGGCGTCTCAGAAGAGTACTTCCTGAACGAGGAAGACATCGACCGGTGGGAGTACATAAAGGGGGCAAAGGAGGAAGAACGCGTAACGGATGAGGGTTACGAGTACACGTTCAAGGAAGGTGCCATCCCGTTCCCAGACAAGCTCGACGAACCATCGCGGACGCTCCTGACTAGCGAAGGAACGACGGGAGTGGGACGTGTAAAGCACGTCGTCGAAGACCCGAAGACCGGTGACTTTCGAATATTGACGCCCAAGGAAGCCGAACGCCTCATGGATTTCCCAGATGACTGGACTGACACCGGAATGCCAGAGACGTGGCGTTACACCTGTATGGGGAACGCGCTGGTAGTAGGGCTCGTAGAGCAGATGGGTCGTTGGCTTAATCAGCAACCGGATGCTGTGGAAACCGACGACGAGCTTGTGTTCGGCACAGCCGATAACTAGAGAACCTGTGCTCAATCGGTACCATCGCTTCTGATTGCGTTAAGCGATATCAGAACTCATTCTCATCCGAAAAGTCTCTCCCCGGCCCTCAGAGAATCACCTTCTACGACGTATGTTTCTTCAGATAGACGATCAAGTGCATCGTACTTCATTACAATGTTCAGAGGTCGTTCATCAAGGAAATTTGTCAAGTAGTAGAAGAAGTCGTCATGCCCGGACGCGATGTACTTCTTTTGTCCTTGCTCTCGAATTTGCCGTGCCTTTGCTTCCACACTGTCTCTGTCGTGTCCTTCCTCTGCTAAGAATTTCTGAAGGCGTTGCCTACTCACCAGGAGACATTTCGCAGTCTCGATATCGGATAGTTGTCGAAGATTATCACGTCGAGCATCAGAGATCCAGACGAAGAGGTAGTATTCTGTGGCTTTCGAGTTGTCGTAGAACCACCCCTGTTTGAGTTGTCCATGTTTTAGATAATCTAGTTCAAGGACGAACGATTCTCTTGGGTTATTGATGTATGTCGTTTGGGCTTTCACGTCCAACAGTAACTCATCGCCGACATCGGGTATCGTCGCCCTAATATCACCTTCATCGTATTGCTCAGACATACTCTCTAACCGGTCGAACGAAACAGAGATTTTGGGGAATAAGTATTTCACCAGATATTGCTCAATGAGTTCACCGTCTTTGAGATCAGAATTGAAGCTACCCATTTATAGACAAATTCATCTCATATATTTATAACTTCTGCCGCAGTTATCATTCTGTATATCCATCAGTACGAACTTCATCAAGTGCCAACCAGTCCGAATATAGAACAACGATATAGTCCAAGTGACAAATGTCAAAAATAGATTACACTATCTACGTGAAGATAGGAGATTCAGTCCGACCACTTGCCGACGTCTCGTGCTGTGGCCCGAATCTCTTGGAATCGCTTAGATATCGTGTCAGTCGAAATTTCTGCCGCGGATGCTGCTGCACGCTGTGGTATGTCTTCGAAACCAGATTCAATTCCCGCAGCATATACAGCGGCTGCAGCGATGCCGATTGGCTCAACAGAAAATGAACCGACCTGTGGGTCTGAACTGAGTAATTCGGGTTATCTATCTCCTAGCAAGTCGACTTCACCGCTCGAATCACCACCACCCATATCAGCACCTTCGGACCGTGTCGGTTGTTCCTGCCGCTGCTCGTGTGCAGTCCGCCATTCCTCTGTTGCAGGAATACTATCCGCTCCGTGCTGTGTGTGGCGCTGCCGAACCTGAATCAGCACAGGCGTGTTCATCGCGTCTCCAGACACCACTGCTTGCCCTGGTGTGAGTCCTGGTAGTTCTCGGAGAACGTCTTCACCAGCAGCTTCAACACTGCTCTCGATGGCCTTCTGGTCGGTCGGGTTCTGTATCTTCATCGTGACCTGTGTCCCACACTGAGAGAGGACGTCCTGGTCAATTTTGGATGGTCGCTGACTGATGATGCCGAGCCCGAATCCAAACTTCCTGCCCTCGGAGGTGATTGTCCGCATGATTCCCAACGAGGGAGCGTCACCGGTCGCTGGCGCGAATCTGTGACCCTCTTCAAACAGCGAAAACAGTGGGAATTCGATGATGTCACCGTCGAAATTCGGGTCGTCACCGCGCTCACGAACGGCAGCCAGCCTTGCCTGATACAAACGACGGAGAAGCACCGTCGCAATCATCTGCTGGTCACGACGACTCAGCGTGTCCATCTGAAGAACGGTACATCGACCCGGTGCAACGAGGTCGTCAAGTGGGACGTTCATATCCGTCGTGAAGAGTTCGTTGCGTTGGATAGAACGGCGAAGACGCCACTCGAGCGCACCGACACTCGCGTCGTCCGTGCCGTACTGGTTCCGCATCTCATCCAGTAGTTCGTCGACACCCCACGTGCGAGATTCACGCTGTTGCATTGTTCGCCACCCCTCAGCAAGTCGTTCTTGCATACGATCACTGGGGTTGTCCAGAACAGCCATGACGTCTCCAACGCTCAATTCCGAAATCCGAATCCGGAGATTTTCTGGGGTGAAATACTCGACTTCGGGTCGGTACCCGTCTTCGCCAGCGAACATATCTTCTCCCCGCATCTCCGAGAGACTCCCGTACTCCCCGTGTGGATCGAACACCAACAGTGACGCTCGAACGTCTGGCTTCATCATCTCCTCCATCAGAACACCGGCAGTGTACGACTTCCCAGAGCCAGTAGACGCGAGGATGGCCAAGTGTGTCGCAGCGAACTCGTCGATGGGGACGTGGAGATCGACCGCACCGGTTTCGCGGTTGAGCAACCACCCCATGTGAGCGAGGCCATCTCGTGCTGTGACGTCGACCGAGCTCAAGGTTACCACGCCACTTTCGGTACGAGCGTCTGCAGCACCCACACCGAGGTTCGGGAGGACTGCCTCCAACATCGCGTCCGGTGCAGTTCGGAGTTGCGTTCCCGGCCGTGGAAGTTGGCGCGGGTTAGAGAACGTTTCCATATTGGTGTCGTAAAAACCGATGACAGTCGCCTCGAGCCGATAGAGGTCGATGTCTTCCGTCGGGACTCCGAGCGTCCCAGCGACCGCCTCTGGCGCGACATGCGGGTCTGCCATGAACGTCTCGGGGAGGCCCCGTGCCTGCTCGCGGTTGGTAACGCGAGCGATGACATCCCGAGGCGTCCCCTCGACAGTCACCGAGTAGGTGATGAACTCACCTGTCTTCACCGCTTGCTCGTCCGGGGTGACAATGAAGAACTCGTTCGGTCCATCTCCTGGGCCAGCTACGGTACCGATAAGGTCTCCATTGCTCCCAGTCGTCGTGGACGAGGAGGGTGGTGTGCTCATCGCATCACCCCCCGATCAACAGATGACTGCCATCTGATGTCCTTCTCGATGACGTTCAGAACTCGCTGGTGTTCTTTTGCAGGGAACGACTCACGGAGACGTTCGACCAGTGCCAGTGTGACTTCCGCACCGAGTGGACCGGCGACATCTAGTAGCCGCTCGATGTACGCGAGTTGAAGCCGCCCATCCTCGGTGGTGTGGAAGTCGCGGGTTACGCCATCTGGACACCGCTCGACGATATCCTCAACGGCGAGTGTCCACCGCGGCATCTGTTGGGTCGGGCTCTCGATAGTCCCATCGTCGCCAATTACTGCGGTACCCAGCAGGGCGACACCCGCGAACTTCGTTCGTTCCTCGACGTATCCCGGTGTGAACTGCGGTTGGTCACCCTGTGCGAGCCGCGGACCGGACCGCCCCTGGTCAGGGTCAACAAGCTGGGTGTCGTAGATGACGCCCATTACGACGTACTCGTCTACCCCAATCGTCTTTTTCACGAATACGGGCTGGCCAAATCCACATTCGTCAGGGGCGGGAGCACGCTCTCGGTCGGTTTCGTTGTAGATTTCGACCGTGTAGTCGATGTGGCTGTTCGAACTCACAATACTGCCTATCGCAAGACAGTCGTCGACTCGGTCGTTCTGAGTGCCGGGCTGATTCGTCGTTGGTGCGTCGCTCATTGATTGTGGAAAGTCGTGGAGATAACGGCTCCAATACCGTAGTTGAGGAGCGATTCTGTCGCCAACACCGAGCGTGTTGTCAGTATCATCGTCGGCGGAGTTCCTTGCTGAGTGCTTTAGCATCCCACTCCAGAGGCACATCGTTCGTCTCGGCCCACTTCTGGAGGAGGCGGAGGAACTGTTGTCGGTCCCGCTGGTCGAGCACAGCGTCGGTGTCTGCTTGTTGGAGTACTTCTGGATATCCTCGGCCAACTCCCGCTTCGGCTCGAATAACATCCAGCACGTACTCGTATAGACTCTCATACCCGGATGGTCCATCCGTGTCCAGCAGCCAACCAGGGAATTCCAACCGGTCGAGGCCTTCTCCCGGTGGAACTTTCAGATATGAAAAGTGAATCTCGTGGCTGAAGTCATACTCTTCGCCGCGATACGTCGCAGTAAGTGCGTCGACACTGCCATCACGACGGCACAGAAACGGGACAGTTGAGTCTCCCCAAGGGCTCATCATCCCTGACAACACTCTCGCGTCTGGAATTGTTCGGTCAGCACCAAGTTCGTCCTGAAGCAGCAACCGTGTCATCTTCGACAACTCAATCGCATTGGTTCCTGCAATGTACCCGACGAGTGGTATCCGATGGTGCTGACTTGCAGCGATGAGCTCGCTGATTGCTGAGAGATATCGGTTCCTAATCTCTGGTCGCCTTGGGTTTGCAAATGAAGCAACGAGCGGACCATCGTAGAGAACGACCGGTTTCCGTTCAAATGCGCCGCCCCCGTGTCGCTCTGCAAGGTATTCGATTTTGTCGATGAGCAGGTTAGCCTCGTGTTCGTATCGCTCAAGGCCGACGAGAGAGCTGTCGACGAACCGGTACTCGTCATCACCATCCTCGCCACCCGAGCGTGTCACGTCCATTGGATCTAAGAGTCGCCCCTCCCTCCCACGTTCGAGTCTTCCCTCCGGCGAATGGTGGTTGAGACACCATGCCGCCTGCACATACGCGAGTGGAATGTTGAATTGCTTCGTTGGGGGTATCTCTGACCCATCAACGGCGAGCATTGGAACGTCCATAAGGAGATCACGTGCCCAGTCGTTGACCGCCTCGTGGCTATCCCAACTGTCGGATGCCTCGTGATGAATCACGAGTGAATCTGCGGAATCGAACCTATCCGTTGGGAGTGCACCGGGATACGACGAAGACGATAGGTCGGAGCGGAGGTCACTCGCATCACCCATCTTCGGAAGTCGGCGAAAGGCATCCTGGTAGCGCTCGACGAAGTAGCCATCGTCCTCCAGATATGACCGGATGACTTCGACATTGTCGTCGAGTGCCGCCGCGACTTCGGACTTGTCGAACGCCATTAGTCGCTCATCACCTCCGACGTCTGGTTCGGTTTCTCGATGGTTACGCTGTAGTCAGTCATCGAGTCGAACGTGGAGTCGTGGCTGATGACCGTTAGCTGCTCGAAGGCGTCCAGTCCGTTGAGTTGCGCGACGAGGTTCGCTTTCTTGTCCTCGTCGAGGTTTGCTGTCGGCTCGTCGAGGAAGGCGATTCCGAGTCCCGAAATCTGTTCTAAGATGGCCAATCTGACCGCGAGTGCCGCAGCCATCTTCTCGCCGCCGGAGAGGGTTGAGAACGACTTTCGGACGTCAGCGTCGACGACGACGATATCGTAGTCGGACGTCCACTCCAGTTGTTCTGCCTTTCGACCGCGAATCGACCGGAAGATGGTGTCGGCACGCTTGCCGATGCGGTCGGTGATGACGTCACGCATCTTTGGCCCGGCAGCACGAACGTTGTCGCGCACCCACGTGGCGAACTGCTGGTCTGCAGCGAGTTCGCGTAGCTTTTCAATCGCTTCTTTCCGTTCCGACAGTTTCTCCTCTAAGTCCTCGACAGTGGCTGCGACTCCCTTGAGTTCCTCTTCCTTCGCGGATTTCGTTCCATTGAGGGTGTTAATTCGTCCTTTGAGTTTCTCTATGTCCTTGGAGAGAGACTCGTACTCGTCTTCGTCGAACGATTCCCTTTCGTCCTGGAAATCCTCGTTCAACAGATCGTGTTCTTCCCGAAGATTCGCAAGCGCTTGCTCTATCTCCGCTACTGCCTCCTCTCGTGCCTCCAGTTTGTTGGCAGTCTGCCGATTGCGTTCGAACTGCCGGTAGTCGTCTTCGCTTTCCTTGAGTACCCCTTTCACGCTCTCCAGTTCATCTTCGACATCACCGAACTCGGCTATTTCCTCATCCAGCTGGGCCATCTCGGCCTCAACCGACTCAATCGACTCTTCGACATCCACGAGTTTATCTGGGGCATCGGCGTACTCTTTCGCTTGAACCGTCGCCGTCCGGTAGGCGTCTTTCGCAGCCTCAAGTGAATCGCGCTCGTCCTCAAGGTCGGGCATCTGTTCGATTCCCTCCGTGAGTGAGGTTATTTGCTCACGAGTTTCCTCGCGCTTTTTGGCGAGGTCACCGAGGTCTTCTCTAAGTTCGCCTGCCCGACTCTTGTGCATGTCCAACTGCGCGACTCGTGTCTCGACCCGTTTGGCCTCCTCGAGTTCGTCCTGAAGTTCGGAGAGTTCCTCGTTGAAAGCCTGACGTTCCTCTTGAATCTCCTCGAGCCGTCCTTCCCGCTCTTCGATGGTCTTCGTCCGATGCTCACCTTCCAGTGGTTTACCGCAGGTCGGACACGGTGAATCTGCGTCAGCATCTCGAAGGTTTTCTAGGCGCTCGCGAAGTTCAGACTCTTCTGAATTCAGTGACGCGAGCCCACCCTTCACCTCACTTTTTCGGTCCCGAAGACCGCCTGCATCCGCCACTTCGGCCGCTTCGGTTTCGATTTCCTCAATCGTCTCAATCGTTCGCCGTAGTTCATCGAGGTCATCCCGGGCGTCGGTGTCGAGTGAATCAATTTCACCACGGAGGCGTTCGACTGTCTTGCGGTCGGACTCCAAATCGGAAATCCGTTCGTCGAGTTCCTCGTAGCGGTCCTTATCCGACTCGTGCGTATCGATGTTCTCCTTGGCCTGTTCGTACTTCTCTACCTGCTCCTGAAGTGTCTCTTTTTGCGTCTGGAGGCGCCCGAGTTTGCCGTCCCGTTCCTGACGTTCCTCGCGTAACTGGTTCAGTTCTGAGAGGTCGTCTTCGAGTTGGTCTTGGCGTTCCTTTGCCTCGTCGTACTGCTCGTATCCTTCACGAGCGGCCTCGCATTTGTCGGCGGCTTGTTGTGCGGCTTCGAGTTCGTTCTCTGCGTCACCGAGCGCGTTCTCTTTCGCCTCGATTGCTTGCTCTTTCTGTTGAATCTTTGTCTCAAGTTCCGTAATTCGTTCACTGATGTCATCTAGCTCTTCGTGTCTCTCTTCGACCTCGGAGAGCTCGGAACGTGCAGATTCTATCTCGCCGGAGATCTGTTCGACTTCCTCCTCGAGCTTTCTCTTCTCCTCACGTTCCTTGGGAAGGCTCTGTACTTCCCCCGTGAGTTCGCGGATGTCTTCTCGCACGCGCCGGCGCTCGGCTTCAATCTCGTCCGGAACCCCCTTCAAGACGTTCCAGGAGTTCTCGTAGGCGTCGATGCCGAGTAGTTCGTCGAACGTCTTCTGTCGATTCCGAGCGGTTTGTGCGAAATCAGAGAGGAACCGTGTCTGTGGGACACCGAGGCACGACTCCCACAGTTTGCTCAGTTCGTCGC
Coding sequences within it:
- a CDS encoding DNA cytosine methyltransferase yields the protein MPEAPTAVDLFCGGGGFSEGLRQAGFDITHAVDIESKACATYRLNHPDAEVIEADVLDTEPEDLPNDIDLLFGSPPCTEFSWAKSGGGGDIEAGMKLVKRFLYFVVELDPDYWIMENVPRLDNYLPETVEYEDIPWLDREGTLEIEKHVLACNEYGASQRRNRLFSGQFPVPESDTSRVLSFGEVREHFPRPVHGPTDDATIADPIYDELSLPESELTDHFYNSHLTNREAEEIRVRKEDHSFYGKMQFPDDPDVPSRTVLATNRRVARETLVMEEADAPEGLSRFRKPTIREIATIQGFPITYQFTGTSQAQKWRRVGDAVPVPTAFRIGQALRESMGLDPVDSPDVRENCPEVGANLNERDTSWKGRRRLSISRNFRHHVPVDNKQSFRVDLETDKDGGVRHPLDDAVDGDFRHPVEFEVVLYRGYSTDVESTTVDFDTALKLLDGLLDSRPELHREVEKVIDGFVSELGPQIPDASTLQAIRSRRHERDEPLEYNLLSAISDYDGSGIVDQVFPQLEFDRSDRVETPDLFGAEDDTLPVRVLLKLVGANYLAYKLNYCGAWVQANRDEIHVPEEFEDSSESITPLCGSEADGKCVDDRLRARYLSNSTEPRMGSTQTD
- a CDS encoding MutH/Sau3AI family endonuclease, translating into MDASPIGRDASIEEIEAASDALLGHTFGDIVTTDLSGADRTKVKGQLGELLENYYGMANDNDPLPDFRAAGLELKCKPLKISYGDYFYPKEPLSVGMIDYSEVAETEYWRDIEKLRKKFLNLLIVWFVHDGDSRADFPFIWWQSWSPHEHMDEQIQEEYEEIRRQVLEGEHLSETEAGNDILQTCPKHNYDFANDEPGSFVVNSGHPHLEKPERRSWRIPTRFLVRMLADNANLELIDRGRVQYVKKDALWKKSKDRATDAESISRFVSIGDAQSELRDFDR
- the dcm gene encoding DNA (cytosine-5-)-methyltransferase, producing the protein MGLETVELFAGVGGFRLGLERAGHEIIWSNQWEPSIQAQHASDCYAVNFGEENHTNVDINEVDETDVPDHDLLVGGFPCQDYSVAQTGAQGIEGEKGVLWWEIERIVREKRPPLLLLENVNRLLRSPTEQRGRDFGVVLHCLHNLGYNVEWRMINAADYGYATKRRRVFIFAARRDTEWGAWLDAEAAKPQYFSQKGFFPREFPVKDRQQRFPMPQEPDTSLLGDPKETSDSFEFHFKHAGAMVAGDIWTEEVDPDTVDGKTLGDVLERDGVSEEYFLNEEDIDRWEYIKGAKEEERVTDEGYEYTFKEGAIPFPDKLDEPSRTLLTSEGTTGVGRVKHVVEDPKTGDFRILTPKEAERLMDFPDDWTDTGMPETWRYTCMGNALVVGLVEQMGRWLNQQPDAVETDDELVFGTADN
- a CDS encoding ATP-binding protein, with amino-acid sequence MSTPPSSSTTTGSNGDLIGTVAGPGDGPNEFFIVTPDEQAVKTGEFITYSVTVEGTPRDVIARVTNREQARGLPETFMADPHVAPEAVAGTLGVPTEDIDLYRLEATVIGFYDTNMETFSNPRQLPRPGTQLRTAPDAMLEAVLPNLGVGAADARTESGVVTLSSVDVTARDGLAHMGWLLNRETGAVDLHVPIDEFAATHLAILASTGSGKSYTAGVLMEEMMKPDVRASLLVFDPHGEYGSLSEMRGEDMFAGEDGYRPEVEYFTPENLRIRISELSVGDVMAVLDNPSDRMQERLAEGWRTMQQRESRTWGVDELLDEMRNQYGTDDASVGALEWRLRRSIQRNELFTTDMNVPLDDLVAPGRCTVLQMDTLSRRDQQMIATVLLRRLYQARLAAVRERGDDPNFDGDIIEFPLFSLFEEGHRFAPATGDAPSLGIMRTITSEGRKFGFGLGIISQRPSKIDQDVLSQCGTQVTMKIQNPTDQKAIESSVEAAGEDVLRELPGLTPGQAVVSGDAMNTPVLIQVRQRHTQHGADSIPATEEWRTAHEQRQEQPTRSEGADMGGGDSSGEVDLLGDR
- a CDS encoding DNA double-strand break repair nuclease NurA, coding for MAFDKSEVAAALDDNVEVIRSYLEDDGYFVERYQDAFRRLPKMGDASDLRSDLSSSSYPGALPTDRFDSADSLVIHHEASDSWDSHEAVNDWARDLLMDVPMLAVDGSEIPPTKQFNIPLAYVQAAWCLNHHSPEGRLERGREGRLLDPMDVTRSGGEDGDDEYRFVDSSLVGLERYEHEANLLIDKIEYLAERHGGGAFERKPVVLYDGPLVASFANPRRPEIRNRYLSAISELIAASQHHRIPLVGYIAGTNAIELSKMTRLLLQDELGADRTIPDARVLSGMMSPWGDSTVPFLCRRDGSVDALTATYRGEEYDFSHEIHFSYLKVPPGEGLDRLEFPGWLLDTDGPSGYESLYEYVLDVIRAEAGVGRGYPEVLQQADTDAVLDQRDRQQFLRLLQKWAETNDVPLEWDAKALSKELRRR
- a CDS encoding AAA family ATPase — protein: MKILGVTLENIKSYEDRTEVPLQEGVTAILGENGSGKSTIQEAIGFALFDSLPFNNNEFVREGASSGIVEVIIELDEGKEGQRYRVTRSAGYSKYGVARYDSQNDEWINQDIDSKKGLVDWLCAKFNLEDGDELSKLWESCLGVPQTRFLSDFAQTARNRQKTFDELLGIDAYENSWNVLKGVPDEIEAERRRVREDIRELTGEVQSLPKEREEKRKLEEEVEQISGEIESARSELSEVEERHEELDDISERITELETKIQQKEQAIEAKENALGDAENELEAAQQAADKCEAAREGYEQYDEAKERQDQLEDDLSELNQLREERQERDGKLGRLQTQKETLQEQVEKYEQAKENIDTHESDKDRYEELDERISDLESDRKTVERLRGEIDSLDTDARDDLDELRRTIETIEEIETEAAEVADAGGLRDRKSEVKGGLASLNSEESELRERLENLRDADADSPCPTCGKPLEGEHRTKTIEEREGRLEEIQEERQAFNEELSELQDELEEAKRVETRVAQLDMHKSRAGELREDLGDLAKKREETREQITSLTEGIEQMPDLEDERDSLEAAKDAYRTATVQAKEYADAPDKLVDVEESIESVEAEMAQLDEEIAEFGDVEDELESVKGVLKESEDDYRQFERNRQTANKLEAREEAVAEIEQALANLREEHDLLNEDFQDERESFDEDEYESLSKDIEKLKGRINTLNGTKSAKEEELKGVAATVEDLEEKLSERKEAIEKLRELAADQQFATWVRDNVRAAGPKMRDVITDRIGKRADTIFRSIRGRKAEQLEWTSDYDIVVVDADVRKSFSTLSGGEKMAAALAVRLAILEQISGLGIAFLDEPTANLDEDKKANLVAQLNGLDAFEQLTVISHDSTFDSMTDYSVTIEKPNQTSEVMSD